CGCCGGTGTTGCCCTCCAGGGTGAGCCGCGCGAGCGTTTTCAGGCGATTCAGCTCGAGCTTGCCGACTTGTCCACGAAATTCAGCAACCATTTGCTCGACGCCACCAAGCTCTTCGATCTCATCCTCGAGACCCGAGAGGATGTGATCGGGCTTCCCAAGAGCTTTCTCGAGTTGGCGGCTCAATCGGCGCGCGCCGCAGGACGCAGCGAGGCGACGCCAACCGACGGCCCCTGGCGCGTTACCCTCGACGGCCCGAGCTTCACCGGCTTCATGAAGCACAGCCGGCGACGGGATCTCAGGGAAAAACTCTATCGGGCCTACATGACGCGCGCGAGCTCGGGCGAGCTGGATAACTCGCCGCTCATCGACAAGATTCTCAGCTTGAGAGAGGAGGAGGCTCGTCTTCTCGGATTCGACACCTACGCCGCGCTCTCGCTATCGCGAAAGATGGCCGGCTCGGTCGAGCGGGCCGAGCAGCTTCTGGAAGAGCTGAGAGTCGCATCGTACGAGGCGGGCGAAAGAGAGCTCCGCGAGCTCCGCGCCTTCATGCGGGAGAACGGCGCCGAGGACGAAGCGCGGTCGCTCCAGCAATGGGACGTCTCCTTCTGGAGCGAGCGCCTCCGCGAGGCGCGTTTCGATTATCGCGAGGAGGATCTCCGGCCCTATTTCCCGATGCCCCGCGTCCTCGAGGGGTTGTTCGGCCTGGCCCGCCGCCTGTTTGGAATTCAGGTGGTCGAAGACCCTTCCGGGGTACCGGTTTGGCACGAGGACGTCCGCTTCTTCCGGGTCCGCAGGCTCGACGGCGACGATCTCGCGGCGTTCTATCTGGACCCCTACAGCCGCCCGCAGGAAAAGCGTGGCGGAGCCTGGATGAACGAGGTCGTGGGCAAAAGTCGCCTTTTTCCCCGGCTGCCCATGGCGCACCTCGTGTGCAACGGCTCGCCGCCCGTGGACGGCAAGCCCTCGCTGATGACGTTCCGCGAGATCGAGACGCTCTTCCACGAGTTCGGCCACGCGCTACAGCACATGCTGACGTCGGTGGATGACGGCCTCGCGTCGGGCATCCGGAACGTCGAGTGGGATGCCGTCGAGCTTCCCAGCCAGTTCATGGAGAACTGGTGCTACCACCGCGACACTCTGATGAATCTCTCTCAGCACGTGGAGACGGGAGACGCGCTGCCCGACGCCGTTTTCGAGAAGATCCGAGCGAGCCGGACGTTTCACTCGGGCTTGATGACGCTTCGTCAGCTCTACTTCGGCTTCATCGACCTCGAGCTCCATCATCGTTACGAACCGAGCACCGGCAGCGATTCGCCGCTCGACGTACAACATCGCGTCGCAAAGAAGACCCTGCTCCTCGCTCCCATCCCCGAGGATCGTTTTCTCTGCGGTTTCGCTCATATCTTTGCCGGCGGCTATGCGGCCGGGTATTACTCCTACAAGTGGGCGGAGGTATTGTCGGCGGACGCTTTCGCGGCGTTCGAAGAGGCGGGGCTCGATGTGGATGGGGCGATTCGGGAAACGGGACGACGCTTCCGTGAGACGATTCTCGCCCTGGGTGGAAGCGCGGCCCCTCTCGAAGTGTTCCGTCGCTTCAGAGGCCGCGAGCCGACCACTGAGGCGCTCTTGCGTCACTCGGGGCTCGCCGCGTGATCGACGAGCTTCTCCGGCGTTCCATTAAGCGCCGAGAGAAA
This genomic interval from Vicinamibacteria bacterium contains the following:
- a CDS encoding M3 family metallopeptidase — translated: MSDTNPLLRPSTDLPRFDLIDVAHVEPGILALVSEVERRLEELEAGLETGSASWETVVEPIERLHDRLGFGFGMVEHLMSVRNSAALREAYEKVEPSVVRLRTRIGQSEPIYRALVELRERDSATLDAPRRRIVDKLIEEAELAGVALQGEPRERFQAIQLELADLSTKFSNHLLDATKLFDLILETREDVIGLPKSFLELAAQSARAAGRSEATPTDGPWRVTLDGPSFTGFMKHSRRRDLREKLYRAYMTRASSGELDNSPLIDKILSLREEEARLLGFDTYAALSLSRKMAGSVERAEQLLEELRVASYEAGERELRELRAFMRENGAEDEARSLQQWDVSFWSERLREARFDYREEDLRPYFPMPRVLEGLFGLARRLFGIQVVEDPSGVPVWHEDVRFFRVRRLDGDDLAAFYLDPYSRPQEKRGGAWMNEVVGKSRLFPRLPMAHLVCNGSPPVDGKPSLMTFREIETLFHEFGHALQHMLTSVDDGLASGIRNVEWDAVELPSQFMENWCYHRDTLMNLSQHVETGDALPDAVFEKIRASRTFHSGLMTLRQLYFGFIDLELHHRYEPSTGSDSPLDVQHRVAKKTLLLAPIPEDRFLCGFAHIFAGGYAAGYYSYKWAEVLSADAFAAFEEAGLDVDGAIRETGRRFRETILALGGSAAPLEVFRRFRGREPTTEALLRHSGLAA